A stretch of Balearica regulorum gibbericeps isolate bBalReg1 chromosome 28, bBalReg1.pri, whole genome shotgun sequence DNA encodes these proteins:
- the LOC142598420 gene encoding uncharacterized protein LOC142598420, with amino-acid sequence MCSRQTSGGCHETSSQSGGCHSGGSCCHGGSSSSYQSQGSSCCGSCCSGGSSGYGMGGGYSGGSGGSGQKIIISSGGGGGGGSSGCCSGGSSGGSSGGKIIIGGGGSGGSSGCCSGGSSYGMGGGSSGWSSGSKSIIGGGGGGGSSGCCSGGSSGGSSGGKIIIGGGGSGGSSGCCSGGSSYGMGGGSSGGSSGSKSIIGGGGGGGSSGCCSGGSSYGMGGGSSGGSSGSKSIIGGGGGGGSSGCCSGGSSGGSSGGKIIIGGGGSGGSTGCCSGGSSYGMGGGSSGGSSGSKSIIGGGGGGGSSGCCSGGSSGGSSGGKIIIGGGGSGGSSGCCSGGSSYGMGGGSSGGSSGAKSIIGGGGGGGSSGCCSGGSSYGMGGGSSGWSSGSKSIIGGGGGGGSSGCCSGGSSGGSSGGKVIIGGGGSGGSSGCCSGGSSGGSGGSSGHTIIISSGGGSGSSCQSTQQKCPLVIPYIESHQTKQACHWSPSHQK; translated from the exons ATGTGCTCCAGACAGACCTCCGGAGGCTGCCATGAAACGTCCTCCCAGTCCGGCGGATGCCACAGCGGGGGTTCCTGCTGCCATGggggcagctcctccagctACCAGTCGCAGGGCTCCTCCTGCT GTGGATCCTGCTGCAGCGGGGGCTCCTCAGGCTACGGCATGGGAGGAGGATACAGCGGTGGCAGTGGGGGATCAGGCCAGAAGATCATTATTAGCTCAGGcggtggaggaggtggaggatcatctggctgctgcagtgggGGATCCAGTGGTGGGTCTTCAGGAGGGAAGATCATCATTGGAGGTGGAGGTAGTGGGGGATCCTCTGGATGCTGCAGTGGAGGTTCCAGCTATGGCATGGGAGGAGGATCCAGCGGCTGGTCTTCAGGATCAAAGAGTATCAttgggggtggaggaggtggaggatCATCTGGCTGCTGCAGTGGAGGATCCAGTGGTGGGTCTTCAGGAGGCAAGATCATCATTGGAGGTGGAGGTAGTGGAGGATCCTCTGGATGCTGCAGTGGAGGTTCCAGCTATGGCATGGGAGGAGGATCCAGTGGTGGGTCTTCAGGATCAAAGAGCATCAttggaggtggaggaggtgggggaTCCTCTGGATGCTGCAGTGGAGGTTCCAGCTATGGCATGGGAGGAGGATCCAGTGGTGGGTCTTCAGGATCAAAGAGTATCAttgggggtggaggaggtggaggatcatctggctgctgcagtgggGGATCCAGTGGTGGGTCTTCAGGAGGCAAGATCATCATTGGAGGTGGAGGTAGTGGGGGATCCACTGGATGCTGCAGTGGAGGTTCCAGCTATGGCATGGGAGGAGGATCCAGTGGTGGGTCTTCAGGATCAAAGAGTATCAttggaggtggaggaggtggaggatcctctggctgctgcagtgggGGATCCAGTGGTGGGTCTTCAGGAGGCAAGATCATCATTGGAGGTGGAGGTAGTGGAGGATCCTCTGGATGCTGCAGTGGAGGTTCCAGCTATGGCATGGGAGGAGGATCCAGTGGTGGGTCTTCAGGAGCAAAGAGCATCATtggaggtggaggtggtgggGGATCCTCTGGATGCTGCAGTGGAGGTTCCAGCTATGGCATGGGAGGAGGATCCAGCGGCTGGTCTTCAGGATCAAAGAGTATCAttgggggtggaggaggtggaggatCATCTGGCTGCTGCAGTGGAGGATCCAGTGGTGGGTCTTCAGGAGGCAAGGTCATCATTGGAGGTGGAGGTAGTGGGGGATCCTCTGGATGCTGCAGTGGAGGATCCAGTGGTGGCAGTGGCGGTTCCTCAGGCCACACAATCATCATCAGCTCTGGAGGGGGCAGCGGAAGCTCCTGCCAGTCCACACAGCAGAAATGCCCTCTTGTCATTCCCTACATCGAGTCCCATCAGACCAAGCAGGCCTGCCACTGGTCCCCCAGCCACCAGAAGTAA
- the LOC142598480 gene encoding uncharacterized protein LOC142598480: protein MGSHQQKGDGQGISEQSGGCHSSGGGGGSCHGGGGGGSCHSSGEGGSLVYQTQGSPCHRGGGGSGGCGGGAIYQTHISSSSFGGGGGGGGGGSGHQGQGHICIIGGGGGGGGGGGGGGSGSGHQSQGPICIGGGSMGGGGGGGSGHQSQGPICIGGGGGGGGGGGGSGHQGQGPICIGGGGGGGGGGGGSGHQGQGPICIGGGSGGGGGGSGHQGQGPICISGGGGGGGGGGGSGHQGQGPICIGGGSGGGGGGSGYQGQGPICIGGGGGGGGGGGGSGHQGQGPICIGGGSGGGGGGGGGSGHQGQGPICIGGGSGGGGGGSGHQGQGPICISGGGGGGGGGGGSGHQGQGPICIGGGSGGGGGGSGGSGHQGQGPICIGGGGGGGGGGGGSGYQGQGPICIGGGGGGGGGGGGGFGHQGQGPICIGGGSGGGGGGGSGHQGQGPICIGGGSMGGGGGGSGHQSQGPICIGGGSIGGQGGGGGGSGHQGQGSICIIGGGGSGHQSQGSSSFGGGGGGGGSSSSGGMSIQQQTQPISWPPQTKHK, encoded by the coding sequence ATGGGTTCCCATCAGCAGAAGGGTGATGGCCAAGGGATCTCTGAGCAGTCTGGTGGATGCCACAGCAGTGGTGGTGGAGGAGGTTCATGCCAcggaggtggtggaggaggatcCTGCCACAGTAGTGGTGAAGGAGGATCGCTAGTATACCAGACCCAAGGATCACCCTgccacagaggaggaggaggcagcggtGGCTGCGGCGGTGGTGCTATTTACCAGACCCACATATCATCATCCTCctttggaggaggaggtggaggaggtggtggtgggtcAGGCCACCAGGGACAAGGACATATCTGCATtattggaggaggaggaggaggaggtggtggtggtggaggtggtggtaGTGGTTCAGGCCACCAAAGTCAAGGTCCCATCTGCATTGGAGGTGGTAGtatgggaggaggaggtggaggtggtTCAGGGCACCAAAGCCAAGGTCCCATCTGTATtggtggaggtggaggaggaggaggtgggggtggTGGCTCTGGCCATCAGGGCCAAGGTCCCATCTGTATtggtggaggtggaggaggaggaggtggaggtggtggcTCTGGCCATCAGGGCCAAGGTCCCATCTGTATTGGTGGAggaagtggtggtggtggaggtggCTCTGGCCACCAGGGCCAAGGTCCCATCTGTATTagtggaggtggaggaggaggaggtgggggtggTGGCTCTGGCCATCAGGGCCAAGGTCCCATCTGTATTGGTGGAggaagtggtggtggtggaggtggCTCTGGCTACCAGGGCCAAGGTCCCATCTGTATtggtggaggtggaggaggaggaggtggaggtggtggcTCTGGCCACCAGGGCCAAGGTCCCATCTGTATTGGTGGAggaagtggtggtggtggtggtgggggtggtggcTCTGGCCATCAGGGCCAAGGTCCCATCTGTATTGGTGGAggaagtggtggtggtggaggtggCTCTGGCCATCAGGGCCAAGGTCCCATCTGTATTagtggaggtggaggaggaggaggtggaggtggtggcTCTGGCCACCAGGGCCAAGGTCCCATCTGTATTGGTGGAggaagtggtggtggtggaggtgggAGTGGTGGCTCTGGCCACCAGGGCCAAGGTCCCATCTGTATtggtggaggtggaggaggaggaggtgggggtggTGGTTCTGGCTACCAGGGCCAAGGTCCCATCTGTATtggtggaggtggaggaggaggaggaggtggaggtggtggcTTTGGCCACCAGGGCCAAGGTCCCATCTGTATTGGTGGAggaagtggtggtggtggtggaggtggCTCTGGCCACCAGGGTCAAGGCCCCATCTGCATTGGAGGTGGGAgcatgggaggaggaggaggcggttCAGGCCACCAGAGCCAAGGCCCCATTTGTATTGGAGGTGGCAGCATAGGAGGACAagggggaggtggtggtggttcaGGCCACCAGGGTCAAGGATCCATCTGCATCATTGGGGGAGGAGGGTCAGGCCACCAGAGCCAGGGATCATCGTCTTTTGGAGGAGGTGGCGGTGGAGGTGGTTCATCCAGTTCTGGAGGTATGTCCATTCAACAGCAGACCCAGCCAATCTCCTGGCCACCGCAGACAAAACACAAGTAG